The proteins below come from a single Chlamydiota bacterium genomic window:
- a CDS encoding agmatine deiminase family protein translates to MPAEWAPHEGTWLSWPKDPITWPEQLPEVEEIYTQMIEYLTPNEKVFLLVNDETTQQKVLQKVKSKNIQSQNLIIHKIPTVDVWIRDYGPNFLIRQNGSSQELAYNHWIFNAWGNKYEELKKDTAIPQQLKPLLNIPSFEPGIVLEGGSIDVNGSGTCLTTEQCLLTPTRNPHLKKSEIENTLKDFLGVSNVIWLGVGIVGDDTDGHVDDIVRFVNPNTVVCALEEDPADDNYELLKENYKRLELAKNEKGEKLNVISFPMPGVVSYEGDRLPASYANFFIANGVVLVPIFNHKNDEKALQILRPLFPDRKVIGLSCAPMVVGLGTLHCVSQQQPKIQ, encoded by the coding sequence ATGCCCGCCGAATGGGCTCCCCATGAAGGCACTTGGCTTTCCTGGCCCAAGGATCCGATCACCTGGCCGGAGCAACTTCCGGAAGTTGAAGAAATCTACACCCAAATGATTGAGTACTTGACCCCAAACGAAAAAGTTTTTCTTCTGGTCAACGATGAAACGACTCAACAAAAAGTCCTTCAAAAAGTAAAATCTAAAAACATCCAATCCCAAAATCTGATCATTCACAAAATTCCAACGGTGGATGTCTGGATTCGGGATTATGGTCCTAACTTCCTCATTCGACAAAACGGTTCTTCTCAAGAGCTGGCGTATAATCATTGGATTTTTAATGCCTGGGGAAATAAATACGAAGAGCTTAAAAAAGATACCGCTATCCCTCAACAGCTCAAGCCCCTCCTGAACATCCCTTCTTTTGAACCCGGCATTGTCTTAGAAGGGGGATCCATCGATGTCAATGGAAGCGGCACTTGCCTAACCACAGAACAATGTCTGCTCACCCCCACCCGAAATCCTCATCTTAAAAAGAGCGAAATTGAAAACACTCTCAAAGATTTTCTAGGTGTCTCAAATGTCATTTGGCTAGGAGTGGGTATCGTGGGAGACGACACGGACGGGCATGTGGACGACATTGTAAGATTCGTGAACCCTAACACCGTTGTATGCGCTTTGGAAGAAGATCCTGCGGACGATAATTATGAACTTTTGAAGGAAAATTATAAACGTCTCGAATTGGCAAAAAACGAAAAGGGAGAAAAACTCAACGTGATTTCTTTTCCCATGCCAGGCGTCGTAAGTTATGAAGGGGACCGGCTTCCCGCCAGCTACGCCAATTTTTTCATTGCCAATGGTGTCGTGCTTGTCCCGATTTTTAATCACAAAAATGATGAGAAGGCCCTTCAAATTCTTCGACCCCTTTTCCCCGATCGAAAAGTCATTGGACTTTCCTGTGCACCGATGGTCGTTGGACTTGGAACCCTTCATTGTGTATCTCAGCAACAACCGAAAATTCAGTGA